From a region of the Alosa sapidissima isolate fAloSap1 chromosome 9, fAloSap1.pri, whole genome shotgun sequence genome:
- the LOC121718821 gene encoding mitotic spindle assembly checkpoint protein MAD1-like isoform X26, with translation MQQGSTSRWQHLSPSNHTDSGRLRGVITKKREVSQDMDLNHKQACLNLKRATQCITRALQHEVDRNQELSMLIYRLENKEAETVRSLTIQVEANKQLKLKIDELQKHLEEKRDSLKQANQTVVSLKKELRVLHQRLQSQPSIRTVQEVNEWPQDGESQIKILPVSSDDEILLISSEGQGGESQIKQIKSPSSPLQSDQQTAADEPLEWSEQMMSPSGQIPQVSSDGEILLVSSHSHTPLEASVSGIKEKHAERADCRVEYTVPSDADIKFEQIQTPMVSSDGQRLLEAPVSEDEDEDEEDGDDDDDEDGECSHSGKMSSPSPSNSQTEMKKGSHYYCSECGKTFRLLSALQKHHQKIHTEERKHYCFPCGRNFTSNRSCSRWR, from the exons ATGCAGCAGGGCTCGACCTCGCGCTGGCAGCATCTGTCCCCGTCAAATCACACCGATTCTGGAAGGCTACGAGGAGTTATCACAAAG aagCGTGAGGTTAGTCAGGATATGGACTTGAATCACAAGCAAGCCTGCCTCAACCTGAAGAGGGCCACCCAATGCATCACACGAGCATTacag CATGAAGTGGATCGGAACCAGGAGCTCTCCATGTTGATTTATCGTCTGGAAAATAAGGAGGCGGAGACTGTGCGGAGCTTAACGATACAGGTGGAGGCAAACAAGCAGTTGAAGTTGAAGATCGATGAACTGCAGAAACACCTTGAGGAGAAACGTGACTCACTAAAACAGGCCAACCag ACTGTGGTTTCCCTGAAGAAAGAGCTAAGGGTCCTGCATCAACGTTTGCAAAGCCAACCAAGTattag gaCGGTTCAGGAAGTGAATGAGTGGCCACAAGATGGAGAGAGCCAGATCAAG ATTCTGCCAGTCTCGTCTGACGATGAGATTCTGCTGATCTCGTCTGAGGGTCAGGGTGGAGAGAGCCAGATCAAG CAAATCAAGAGTCCCAGCTCTCCTCTCCAATCAGACCAGCAGACGGCAGCTGATGAGCCGCTGGAATggtcagaacagatgatgtcgCCTTCCGGTCAGATTCCGCAGGTCTCGTCTGACGGTGAAATTCTGCTTGTCTCGTCTCATAGTCACACCCCTCTGGAGGCTTCAGTATCTGGGATTAAAGAAAAACATGCTG AGAGAGCTGACTGCAGAGTGGAGTACACCGTCCCTTCAGATGCAGACATTAAATTTGAACAGATCCAG ACTCCGATGGTCTCGTCTGACGGTCAGAGGCTGCTGGAGGCGCCAGTctctgaagatgaagatgaagatgaagaagatggtgatgatgatgatgatgaagatggagAGTGCAGTCATTCAG GAAAAATGTCATCTCCTTCGCCCTCAAACTCACAAACGGAGATGAAGAAAGGGTCACATTACTACTGCTCTGAGTGTGGCAAAACCTTCCGACTGTTGTCTGCACTGCAGAAACACCATCAGAAAatacacacagaggagaggaagcaCTACTGTTTTCCGTGTGGCAGGAATTTCACTTCCAATAG GTCATGCAGTaggtggcgatga
- the LOC121718821 gene encoding zinc finger protein 239-like isoform X17 produces MQQGSTSRWQHLSPSNHTDSGRLRGVITKKREVSQDMDLNHKQACLNLKRATQCITRALQHEVDRNQELSMLIYRLENKEAETVRSLTIQVEANKQLKLKIDELQKHLEEKRDSLKQANQTVVSLKKELRVLHQRLQSQPSIRTVQEVNEWPQDGESQIKQIKSPSSPLQSDQQTAADEPLEWSEQMMSPSGQIPQVSSDGEILLVSSHSHTPLEASVSGIKEKHAERADCRVEYTVPSDADIKFEQIQTPMVSSDGQRLLEAPVSEDEDEDEEDGDDDDDEDGECSHSGKMSSPSPSNSQTEMKKGSHYYCSECGKTFRLLSALQKHHQKIHTEERKHYCFPCGRNFTSNRYLKDHLRAIHTRKRKRPSRLTERVHIEDDKCIYTKKKYHCMQCGKSFTQMGTLKLHQYTHTEEKPYHCFQCGKRFTLKGSLELHQHLHTGERPYQCTQCGKGFIQRENLRVHERIHTGERPFQCPQCGKGFIQKGNLKLHIRTHTGERPFKCTQCGQGFISSSNLKVHQRIHYREEPH; encoded by the exons ATGCAGCAGGGCTCGACCTCGCGCTGGCAGCATCTGTCCCCGTCAAATCACACCGATTCTGGAAGGCTACGAGGAGTTATCACAAAG aagCGTGAGGTTAGTCAGGATATGGACTTGAATCACAAGCAAGCCTGCCTCAACCTGAAGAGGGCCACCCAATGCATCACACGAGCATTacag CATGAAGTGGATCGGAACCAGGAGCTCTCCATGTTGATTTATCGTCTGGAAAATAAGGAGGCGGAGACTGTGCGGAGCTTAACGATACAGGTGGAGGCAAACAAGCAGTTGAAGTTGAAGATCGATGAACTGCAGAAACACCTTGAGGAGAAACGTGACTCACTAAAACAGGCCAACCag ACTGTGGTTTCCCTGAAGAAAGAGCTAAGGGTCCTGCATCAACGTTTGCAAAGCCAACCAAGTattag gaCGGTTCAGGAAGTGAATGAGTGGCCACAAGATGGAGAGAGCCAGATCAAG CAAATCAAGAGTCCCAGCTCTCCTCTCCAATCAGACCAGCAGACGGCAGCTGATGAGCCGCTGGAATggtcagaacagatgatgtcgCCTTCCGGTCAGATTCCGCAGGTCTCGTCTGACGGTGAAATTCTGCTTGTCTCGTCTCATAGTCACACCCCTCTGGAGGCTTCAGTATCTGGGATTAAAGAAAAACATGCTG AGAGAGCTGACTGCAGAGTGGAGTACACCGTCCCTTCAGATGCAGACATTAAATTTGAACAGATCCAG ACTCCGATGGTCTCGTCTGACGGTCAGAGGCTGCTGGAGGCGCCAGTctctgaagatgaagatgaagatgaagaagatggtgatgatgatgatgatgaagatggagAGTGCAGTCATTCAG GAAAAATGTCATCTCCTTCGCCCTCAAACTCACAAACGGAGATGAAGAAAGGGTCACATTACTACTGCTCTGAGTGTGGCAAAACCTTCCGACTGTTGTCTGCACTGCAGAAACACCATCAGAAAatacacacagaggagaggaagcaCTACTGTTTTCCGTGTGGCAGGAATTTCACTTCCAATAGGTATCTCAAAGATCACCTCCGTGCTATTCACaccagaaagagaaagagaccatCCCGCTTAACTGAACGTGTACATATCGAGGATGACAAATGCATTTACACAAAAAAGAAGTACCACTGTATGCAGTGTGGCAAGAGTTTCACTCAAATGGGAACCCTTAAACTGCACcagtacactcacacagaagAGAAACCGTACCACTGTTTTCAATGTGGCAAGAGGTTCACCTTGAAGGGAAGCCTTGAACTGCACCAGCAtcttcacacaggagagagaccaTACCAATGCACTCAGTGTGGGAAGGGTTTCATTCAGAGGGAAAATCTCAGAGTACATGAGCgcattcacacaggagagaggccgTTTCAATGTCCCCAATGTGGCAAGGGCTTCATTCAAAAGGGAAACCTTAAACTGCACATACGcactcacacaggagagagaccgTTCAAATGCACCCAATGTGGCCAGGGTTTTATTTCAAGTTCAAATCTCAAAGTACATCAGCGTATTCACTATAGAGAGGAGCCGCATTAA
- the LOC121718821 gene encoding zinc finger and SCAN domain-containing protein 21-like isoform X15 — MQQGSTSRWQHLSPSNHTDSGRLRGVITKKREVSQDMDLNHKQACLNLKRATQCITRALQHEVDRNQELSMLIYRLENKEAETVRSLTIQVEANKQLKLKIDELQKHLEEKRDSLKQANQTVVSLKKELRVLHQRLQSQPSIRTVQEVNEWPQDGESQIKILPVSSDDEILLISSEGQGGESQIKQIKSPSSPLQSDQQTAADEPLEWSEQMMSPSGQIPQVSSDGEILLVSSHSHTPLEASVSGIKEKHAERADCRVEYTVPSDADIKFEQIQTPMVSSDGQRLLEAPVSEDEDEDEEDGDDDDDEDGECSHSGKMSSPSPSNSQTEMKKGSHYYCSECGKTFRLLSALQKHHQKIHTEERKHYCFPCGRNFTSNRYLKDHLRAIHTRKRKRPSRLTERVHIEDDKCIYTKKKYHCMQCGKSFTQMGTLKLHQYTHTEEKPYHCFQCGKRFTLKGSLELHQHLHTGERPYQCTQCGKGFIQRENLRVHERIHTGERPFQCPQCGKGFIQKGNLKLHIRTHTGERPFKCTQCGQGFISSSNLKVHQRIHYREEPH, encoded by the exons ATGCAGCAGGGCTCGACCTCGCGCTGGCAGCATCTGTCCCCGTCAAATCACACCGATTCTGGAAGGCTACGAGGAGTTATCACAAAG aagCGTGAGGTTAGTCAGGATATGGACTTGAATCACAAGCAAGCCTGCCTCAACCTGAAGAGGGCCACCCAATGCATCACACGAGCATTacag CATGAAGTGGATCGGAACCAGGAGCTCTCCATGTTGATTTATCGTCTGGAAAATAAGGAGGCGGAGACTGTGCGGAGCTTAACGATACAGGTGGAGGCAAACAAGCAGTTGAAGTTGAAGATCGATGAACTGCAGAAACACCTTGAGGAGAAACGTGACTCACTAAAACAGGCCAACCag ACTGTGGTTTCCCTGAAGAAAGAGCTAAGGGTCCTGCATCAACGTTTGCAAAGCCAACCAAGTattag gaCGGTTCAGGAAGTGAATGAGTGGCCACAAGATGGAGAGAGCCAGATCAAG ATTCTGCCAGTCTCGTCTGACGATGAGATTCTGCTGATCTCGTCTGAGGGTCAGGGTGGAGAGAGCCAGATCAAG CAAATCAAGAGTCCCAGCTCTCCTCTCCAATCAGACCAGCAGACGGCAGCTGATGAGCCGCTGGAATggtcagaacagatgatgtcgCCTTCCGGTCAGATTCCGCAGGTCTCGTCTGACGGTGAAATTCTGCTTGTCTCGTCTCATAGTCACACCCCTCTGGAGGCTTCAGTATCTGGGATTAAAGAAAAACATGCTG AGAGAGCTGACTGCAGAGTGGAGTACACCGTCCCTTCAGATGCAGACATTAAATTTGAACAGATCCAG ACTCCGATGGTCTCGTCTGACGGTCAGAGGCTGCTGGAGGCGCCAGTctctgaagatgaagatgaagatgaagaagatggtgatgatgatgatgatgaagatggagAGTGCAGTCATTCAG GAAAAATGTCATCTCCTTCGCCCTCAAACTCACAAACGGAGATGAAGAAAGGGTCACATTACTACTGCTCTGAGTGTGGCAAAACCTTCCGACTGTTGTCTGCACTGCAGAAACACCATCAGAAAatacacacagaggagaggaagcaCTACTGTTTTCCGTGTGGCAGGAATTTCACTTCCAATAGGTATCTCAAAGATCACCTCCGTGCTATTCACaccagaaagagaaagagaccatCCCGCTTAACTGAACGTGTACATATCGAGGATGACAAATGCATTTACACAAAAAAGAAGTACCACTGTATGCAGTGTGGCAAGAGTTTCACTCAAATGGGAACCCTTAAACTGCACcagtacactcacacagaagAGAAACCGTACCACTGTTTTCAATGTGGCAAGAGGTTCACCTTGAAGGGAAGCCTTGAACTGCACCAGCAtcttcacacaggagagagaccaTACCAATGCACTCAGTGTGGGAAGGGTTTCATTCAGAGGGAAAATCTCAGAGTACATGAGCgcattcacacaggagagaggccgTTTCAATGTCCCCAATGTGGCAAGGGCTTCATTCAAAAGGGAAACCTTAAACTGCACATACGcactcacacaggagagagaccgTTCAAATGCACCCAATGTGGCCAGGGTTTTATTTCAAGTTCAAATCTCAAAGTACATCAGCGTATTCACTATAGAGAGGAGCCGCATTAA